In Prescottella soli, a genomic segment contains:
- a CDS encoding acetyl-CoA C-acetyltransferase: MPDAVICEPLRTPVGRFGGVFRDIAPEDLAATVITELVSRTGISGAYIDDVILGQASPGGEAPAIGRIAALNAGLGVDVPGLQVDRRCGSGLQAIIQAVMQVQSGGSDLVLAGGVESMSQAEFYATGMRYGVRGESLALNDRLARARVTAGGRNYPVPGGMIETAENLRAEFSISREDQDALAVQSHQRAVAAQRSGVFAEEIVPVTVPQRKGDPLIVDTDEHPRADTSLESLAKLRPIRGKVDPESTVTAGNASGQNDGAAIAIVTTPEKAAALGLRPLARLASWAVAGVPPRTMGIGPVPSSETALGRLDLTLADMDVIELNEAFAAQALAVTRTWGLEPDDPRLNPNGSGISLGHPVGATGARILATLLREMDRREARYGLETMCIGGGQGLAAVFERIA, translated from the coding sequence ATGCCTGACGCAGTCATCTGCGAACCGCTCCGCACCCCCGTCGGCCGCTTCGGCGGCGTCTTCCGGGACATCGCACCCGAGGACCTCGCGGCCACCGTCATCACCGAACTCGTCTCGCGCACCGGCATTTCCGGCGCCTACATCGACGACGTGATCCTCGGTCAGGCCTCCCCCGGCGGCGAGGCCCCCGCGATCGGCCGCATCGCCGCCCTCAACGCCGGACTGGGCGTCGACGTCCCCGGCCTGCAGGTGGACCGCCGCTGCGGTTCCGGCCTGCAGGCGATCATCCAGGCCGTCATGCAGGTCCAGTCCGGCGGCAGCGACCTCGTCCTCGCCGGCGGTGTCGAGTCGATGAGCCAGGCCGAGTTCTACGCCACCGGCATGCGGTACGGCGTCCGCGGCGAGTCCCTCGCCCTCAACGACCGGCTGGCGCGGGCCCGCGTGACCGCCGGCGGCCGCAACTACCCCGTGCCCGGCGGCATGATCGAGACCGCCGAGAACCTGCGCGCCGAATTCTCCATCAGCCGCGAGGATCAGGACGCCCTGGCCGTCCAGTCGCACCAGCGTGCGGTCGCCGCGCAACGCAGCGGCGTCTTCGCGGAGGAGATCGTCCCGGTGACCGTCCCGCAGCGCAAGGGCGATCCGCTGATCGTCGACACCGACGAGCATCCGCGCGCCGACACCAGCCTCGAATCCCTCGCCAAGCTGCGCCCGATCCGCGGCAAGGTCGACCCCGAATCCACCGTCACCGCCGGCAACGCCAGCGGGCAGAACGACGGCGCCGCCATCGCGATCGTCACCACCCCGGAGAAGGCCGCGGCGCTCGGTCTGCGTCCCCTCGCGCGGCTCGCGAGCTGGGCCGTGGCCGGTGTACCGCCGCGCACAATGGGCATCGGCCCCGTCCCGTCGAGCGAGACGGCCCTGGGCCGACTGGATCTCACGCTCGCCGACATGGACGTCATCGAACTCAACGAGGCGTTCGCCGCCCAGGCCCTCGCGGTGACCCGCACCTGGGGCCTCGAACCCGACGATCCGCGCCTGAACCCCAACGGCTCGGGCATCTCGCTCGGCCACCCCGTGGGCGCGACCGGCGCCCGCATCCTCGCGACCCTGCTGCGCGAGATGGACCGACGCGAGGCCCGCTACGGCCTCGAGACGATGTGCATCGGCGGCGGCCAGGGCCTGGCGGCCGTGTTCGAACGCATCGCCTGA